Proteins encoded within one genomic window of Carassius carassius chromosome 22, fCarCar2.1, whole genome shotgun sequence:
- the LOC132099197 gene encoding gastrula zinc finger protein XlCGF7.1-like codes for MAFIKEEREDMKIDKTFRIKHEETETHTVIKMEFIKEESEDMKIEETFRVQHEDTEKQTDLKVKSEELDEIQDKDQYKKHLDFISGQKSFSCSQTAKTSSEKRAQKARSRSHFTCQQCGKNFDHKGKLRVHMRIHTGEKPYSCKQCGKSFNEHGHLKVHMRIHTEEKPFTCPQCGRSFSHKCTLNAHMTIHTGEKPYTCKLCGNSFFERGSLRRHMRIHTGEKPYTCSQCGKSFTQGGSFNRHKRIHTEEKLFTCQQCGKHFNQKRYLNSHMKIHTELWKQSKSQGRRSRRIKGGVMTVQDESGQAKGLIYKRSVHTK; via the exons ATGGCCTTTATTAAAGAGGAGCGTGAAGACATGAAGATTGACAAAACATTCAGAatcaaacatgaagagactgagacacacactgttataaagatggagtttattaaagaggagagtgaagacatgaagattgaagaaacattccGAGTCcaacatgaagatactgagaaacaaacag ACCTGAAAGTGAAGAGTGAAGAACTGGATGAAATTCAAGATAAAGATCAGTATAAAAAACATCTTGATTTCATATCTGGACAAAAATCATTTAGTTGCTCACAGACAGCAAAGACTTCCTCAGAAAAAAGAGCTCAGAAGGCTAGATCTAGAAGTCACTTCACGtgtcaacagtgtggaaagaatTTTGACCATAAAGGAAAGCTGAGAGtccacatgaggattcacactggagagaagccttacagctgcaaacagtgtggaaagagtttcaatgAACATGGACaccttaaagtccacatgaggattcacaccGAGGAGAAGCCTTTCACCTGTCCTCAATGTGGAAGGAGTTTTTCACATAAATGCACTTTGAATGCCCACATGACAATTCACacaggagagaagccttacacctgcaaactgtgtggaAATAGTTTCTTTGAAAGAGGAAGCCTTAGAAGgcacatgaggattcacactggcgagaagccttacacatgctctcagtgtggaaagagttttactcaAGGAGGAAGCTTTAACAGGCACAAGAGAATTCACACTGAAGAGAAACtgttcacctgccaacagtgtggaaagcaTTTCAATCAAAAAAGATACCTTAATAGCCACATGAAAATTCACACAGAGCTGTGGAAACAGAGCAAGTCTCAAGGAAGGAGATccagaaggataaaaggaggagtgatgactgtgcaagacgaGAGCGGACAGGCCAAGGGTCTAATTTATAAACGTTCCGTACACACAAAATAG